The Sphingomonas sp. So64.6b genome includes a region encoding these proteins:
- the dapE gene encoding succinyl-diaminopimelate desuccinylase — MQTEDNLPEVVALTKALIACDSVTPARGTVFDVLEAALVPLGFDVERFVTGEAPDGPVENMLAVRGASGKHFAFAGHLDVVPPGSGWTSGAFEPEIRGGLLHGRGAVDMKGAIAAFVAAIPAEADGIISLIITGDEEGPATYGTVAIIERMAERGLKPDLCLVGEPTSAARLGDMIKIGRRGSVNMWIDIPGKQGHVAYPHLADNPIRRLVSILSDVDAITLDAGSDWFQPSNIEVTDITVGNPATNVIPAHASARLSIRFNDLQRGEDLVERIEAIVHAHAPEGKLIARISGEAFLTPPGAFSTLIGDAIEAHIGTRPELSTTGGTSDARFLSALCPVVEFGLVNATMHKLDEAVALDDLLALRDIYADILQRALAEPATGTGQI, encoded by the coding sequence ATGCAAACTGAAGACAATCTGCCCGAAGTCGTCGCCCTTACCAAGGCGCTGATCGCCTGCGACAGCGTAACCCCCGCCCGTGGCACGGTGTTCGATGTACTCGAAGCGGCGCTGGTTCCACTGGGCTTCGACGTGGAGCGCTTCGTGACCGGCGAAGCGCCCGACGGACCAGTCGAGAATATGCTCGCGGTACGCGGCGCGTCGGGCAAACACTTCGCTTTTGCGGGCCATCTCGACGTCGTACCGCCGGGCAGTGGCTGGACCAGTGGTGCGTTCGAGCCCGAAATCCGCGGCGGCCTGCTCCATGGACGCGGCGCGGTCGATATGAAGGGCGCGATCGCCGCCTTTGTGGCGGCGATCCCCGCTGAAGCCGACGGCATTATCAGCCTGATCATCACCGGCGACGAGGAAGGACCCGCGACCTATGGCACCGTGGCGATCATCGAGCGCATGGCCGAGCGCGGGCTGAAACCCGATTTGTGCCTGGTCGGTGAGCCGACCAGCGCGGCTCGGCTCGGTGATATGATCAAGATCGGGCGGCGCGGATCGGTCAATATGTGGATCGATATCCCCGGCAAGCAGGGCCATGTCGCCTATCCGCACCTGGCCGACAATCCGATCCGCCGACTCGTGTCGATCCTGTCGGACGTCGATGCGATCACCCTCGATGCCGGCAGTGACTGGTTCCAGCCGTCGAATATCGAAGTGACCGATATCACCGTCGGCAACCCCGCGACCAACGTCATTCCAGCCCATGCCTCGGCCCGGCTCAGCATCCGCTTCAACGATCTGCAACGTGGCGAGGATCTGGTCGAGCGGATCGAAGCCATTGTCCATGCTCATGCACCGGAGGGTAAGCTGATCGCGCGCATCTCCGGTGAGGCCTTCCTGACGCCGCCTGGCGCTTTCTCGACCCTGATCGGCGACGCGATCGAGGCCCATATCGGTACACGCCCGGAACTGTCGACTACCGGCGGCACGTCCGACGCACGCTTCCTGTCCGCGCTTTGCCCGGTGGTGGAGTTCGGGCTGGTCAATGCGACAATGCATAAGCTCGACGAAGCGGTCGCGCTCGACGACCTCCTCGCCTTGCGTGACATCTATGCCGACATCCTCCAGCGGGCGCTGGCCGAACCGGCAACCGGAACCGGACAGATATAA
- a CDS encoding cupin domain-containing protein, which yields MPKLDLDTIPQTNATGYPPEYARPVQGRWYRRLAPASGLSDYGVSHVTLEPGAWSSQRHWHECEDEFVVMISGEAVLVDDAGEQIMRAGDCASFPKNDGNGHVLQNRSTRPCVFVAVGRPNAGDCHYPDIDMHIADGGGFTRKDGSAF from the coding sequence TTGCCCAAGCTCGATCTCGATACAATCCCGCAGACCAATGCGACGGGCTATCCGCCCGAATATGCGCGGCCGGTTCAGGGCCGTTGGTACAGGCGTCTGGCACCCGCGAGCGGGCTTTCCGACTATGGCGTCAGCCATGTCACGCTGGAACCCGGCGCCTGGTCGTCGCAGCGCCATTGGCATGAGTGCGAGGACGAATTCGTCGTGATGATTTCTGGCGAAGCGGTTCTGGTCGACGATGCAGGCGAGCAGATCATGCGCGCTGGCGACTGCGCTTCATTTCCGAAGAACGACGGCAACGGTCATGTGCTGCAGAATCGCAGCACCCGGCCTTGCGTGTTTGTCGCTGTCGGACGTCCCAATGCCGGCGATTGCCACTACCCCGATATCGACATGCACATCGCCGATGGCGGCGGTTTCACGCGCAAGGACGGCAGCGCCTTCTGA
- a CDS encoding metalloregulator ArsR/SmtB family transcription factor — protein sequence MIENDIFKALADPTRCAIFEKLATGSMNASALRNGMKISQPAMSQHLSVLRSARLVREERQGRFVNYEVDPDGLALIAGWLAKYRAYWPARIGALKALLKDMDQ from the coding sequence ATGATAGAGAATGACATATTCAAGGCTCTGGCTGACCCCACCCGCTGCGCGATCTTCGAGAAGCTGGCGACCGGCAGCATGAACGCCAGCGCTTTGCGCAACGGCATGAAGATCAGTCAGCCTGCCATGTCCCAACACCTCTCGGTTCTGCGGAGCGCGAGACTGGTGCGGGAGGAACGACAGGGGCGCTTTGTGAACTACGAGGTCGATCCAGACGGCTTGGCACTCATAGCTGGATGGCTGGCCAAGTATCGCGCCTATTGGCCCGCGCGCATCGGCGCTCTCAAAGCCTTGCTGAAGGATATGGATCAATGA
- a CDS encoding ATP-dependent Clp protease proteolytic subunit — protein MREAMQLVPMVVEQSSRGERSFDIYSRLLRERIIFLNGEVNDTVSALVCAQLLFLEAENPKKPISLYINSPGGMVTSGLAMYDTMRYIRAPVHTLCMGTARSMGSFLLMAGEPGQRATLPNASILVHQPSGGFQGQASDMLIHAEEIKRTKHRLTRLYAEHCGRSYEEFERAMDRDRFMTAEESLEWGLVDRILQVREENLDATA, from the coding sequence ATGCGCGAAGCGATGCAACTCGTCCCTATGGTCGTAGAGCAATCAAGCAGAGGGGAGCGATCATTCGATATCTATTCCCGCCTTCTTCGTGAAAGGATCATCTTCCTCAACGGCGAAGTGAACGACACAGTGTCTGCGCTCGTGTGCGCGCAATTGTTGTTCCTCGAAGCGGAAAATCCCAAGAAGCCAATCAGCCTCTATATCAATTCCCCCGGCGGCATGGTGACGAGCGGCCTCGCGATGTATGATACCATGCGCTACATTCGCGCTCCGGTGCATACGCTCTGTATGGGGACAGCCCGCTCGATGGGATCGTTCCTGCTGATGGCGGGTGAACCCGGACAGCGGGCGACACTGCCCAATGCGAGCATCCTCGTCCATCAGCCATCCGGTGGCTTTCAGGGGCAGGCATCGGACATGCTCATCCATGCCGAGGAAATCAAACGGACCAAGCACCGATTGACGCGCCTTTATGCCGAGCATTGCGGACGCAGCTATGAGGAATTTGAACGCGCGATGGATCGCGACCGCTTCATGACCGCGGAGGAATCTCTGGAATGGGGTTTGGTCGATCGCATCCTACAGGTCCGTGAAGAAAATCTGGACGCAACGGCATAA
- a CDS encoding CocE/NonD family hydrolase, which produces MMKPMLLTAAAALALSPAVAQDSPPAKTAENRSTTGGDIPARFTPPNAQNDYIKRQEMIPMRDGTKLYTVIVIPKNATNAPIILTRTPYDAKGRAMRMDSPSMLSTLNLADESFVKAGYIRVYQDIRGKYGSEGDYVVTRPVIGPLNPTKVDHVTDAYDTIDWLVNKANLPQSNGKVGMIGSSYEGFTVVMALLAPHPALKVAAPQSPMIDGWMGDDWLHNGAFRLANIAWLGAQTGYKGDGKAPPTGGYDDYDNFRNIGSAGDWAKKSGYDQLPYWQRMVSHPSYDAFWQGQALDKLIAANLSNVPTIWEQGLWDQEDIYGAITAWEALKAKGKMGNNFLVMGPWRHSQINREGRSLGVFEWNGDTAEQYRDEMVLPLFNQYLKDGPPANLPAAAIYNTGENHWDRFSNWPLACKQGCAAPLTPIYLQDDGGLGFEKAQAGGDSYVSDPAKPVPHLPRPVNFGDGRWGDWLVSDQRGVDGRPDVMTYQTPALTDAVRVSGAPIADIFAKTTGTDGDFVVKVIDVYPDQVASDPKMGGYQLPISLDIFRGRYRDSLEKPSAIPAGKVQEYKFRLPTVNHVFQPGHRIMVQVQSSLFPLYDRNPQAYVPNIFLAKKSDYRKATVTIERGGATPSRVWLPVVPVDQSATLAK; this is translated from the coding sequence ATGATGAAACCGATGCTGCTCACAGCAGCGGCTGCGCTCGCTCTGTCTCCCGCCGTCGCACAGGATTCACCCCCGGCCAAAACCGCTGAAAACCGCTCCACGACCGGCGGAGACATCCCGGCCAGGTTCACCCCGCCCAACGCGCAGAATGATTACATCAAGCGCCAGGAAATGATCCCGATGCGCGACGGGACCAAACTCTACACCGTGATCGTCATCCCCAAGAACGCGACCAATGCGCCGATCATCCTCACGCGCACCCCGTACGACGCCAAAGGCCGCGCGATGCGGATGGACAGCCCGAGCATGCTCTCGACGCTGAACCTGGCCGATGAAAGCTTCGTCAAGGCGGGATATATCCGCGTCTATCAGGACATTCGCGGCAAATACGGGTCGGAGGGTGATTATGTCGTGACTCGCCCGGTGATCGGCCCGCTCAACCCGACCAAAGTCGATCATGTCACCGACGCCTATGACACGATCGACTGGCTGGTGAACAAGGCCAACTTGCCCCAATCGAACGGCAAGGTCGGCATGATCGGATCGTCCTATGAGGGCTTCACCGTCGTGATGGCGCTGCTCGCCCCGCATCCCGCGCTCAAGGTCGCCGCGCCGCAAAGTCCGATGATCGATGGCTGGATGGGCGACGACTGGCTGCATAACGGCGCGTTCCGGCTCGCCAACATCGCCTGGCTCGGCGCGCAAACCGGCTACAAGGGCGACGGCAAGGCACCGCCGACCGGCGGCTATGACGATTACGACAATTTCCGCAACATCGGCTCGGCCGGCGATTGGGCGAAAAAGTCGGGCTATGATCAACTGCCCTATTGGCAGCGCATGGTATCGCATCCGTCCTATGACGCGTTCTGGCAGGGCCAGGCGCTCGACAAGCTGATCGCGGCCAATCTATCCAACGTGCCGACCATCTGGGAACAGGGATTGTGGGATCAGGAGGATATATATGGCGCGATCACCGCTTGGGAGGCGCTGAAGGCCAAGGGCAAGATGGGCAATAACTTCCTCGTCATGGGCCCGTGGCGCCATAGCCAGATCAACCGCGAAGGCCGCTCGCTCGGCGTGTTCGAGTGGAATGGCGATACCGCCGAGCAATATCGCGACGAGATGGTCCTGCCGCTGTTTAACCAGTATCTGAAGGACGGCCCGCCGGCGAACCTGCCCGCCGCCGCAATCTACAATACCGGCGAGAATCACTGGGACCGGTTCAGCAACTGGCCGCTCGCCTGCAAGCAGGGCTGTGCCGCGCCGCTGACCCCGATCTACCTGCAGGACGATGGCGGCCTCGGCTTCGAAAAGGCGCAAGCCGGCGGCGATTCCTATGTCTCCGACCCGGCCAAGCCAGTGCCGCATCTGCCGCGGCCGGTGAATTTCGGCGATGGCCGTTGGGGCGACTGGCTGGTCAGCGATCAGCGCGGGGTCGATGGGCGGCCCGACGTGATGACCTATCAGACGCCGGCGCTGACCGACGCGGTGCGCGTGTCGGGCGCGCCGATCGCCGATATCTTCGCCAAGACAACCGGCACGGACGGCGACTTCGTGGTCAAGGTGATCGACGTTTATCCCGATCAGGTCGCGTCCGACCCCAAAATGGGCGGATATCAGCTACCGATCAGCCTCGACATCTTCCGTGGGCGCTATCGCGACAGCCTGGAAAAACCATCGGCGATCCCGGCCGGCAAGGTGCAGGAATACAAGTTCCGCTTGCCAACGGTGAACCATGTGTTCCAGCCCGGCCACCGTATCATGGTGCAGGTGCAATCGAGCCTGTTCCCGCTCTACGACCGCAACCCTCAGGCCTATGTGCCGAACATCTTCCTCGCCAAGAAATCGGACTATCGGAAAGCCACGGTCACGATCGAGCGTGGCGGCGCGACACCGAGCCGCGTGTGGCTGCCTGTGGTGCCGGTCGATCAATCGGCGACGCTGGCTAAATAA
- a CDS encoding glycosyltransferase family 1 protein, protein MPIDSSTEGHPTIPLATADNPDPVIKAPLVCIDCRYIRERPSGIGEVVQALVDHAPALAPELRFLLLKHLEAPAILSAAPNVTERTVTFAANGPATMWMMSRLTDLSDVDLFHAPANILPHGLPMPSITTVHDVMWLKHPDWAAKPGLRGRIDRAFYRHGLKHALDRSTRIATVSQATRDEIATIDPVAAERTSVTPSGVAPDFRRLATQDGGAIALPALAGRRYILTVGQYAPYKNHIAALEAFAMAFRGDPDIALVFVQRQGDGAAVLLPRAAALGVADRVLFVPHLDREQLIVLYNGALALCHPSLYEGFGNPIAEAMACGCPVVTSNVSAMPEVTGGAAVLIDPNQIASIAAALHRVVSEPGLGAALRQRGLDRAAKLPWVRFAQANVTLYREALAEQREHQAGRTTLTAPGLLPGPATSTA, encoded by the coding sequence ATGCCGATCGACTCCTCGACTGAAGGTCATCCCACCATCCCTCTCGCCACCGCAGATAATCCCGATCCGGTCATCAAGGCGCCGCTGGTGTGCATCGATTGCCGCTATATTCGCGAGCGGCCGAGCGGGATTGGCGAAGTGGTGCAGGCACTGGTCGATCACGCCCCGGCGCTGGCGCCCGAACTGCGCTTCCTGCTGCTCAAACACCTCGAAGCTCCCGCGATCCTGTCGGCCGCGCCGAACGTGACCGAGCGCACGGTGACGTTCGCCGCCAACGGGCCGGCAACGATGTGGATGATGTCGCGCCTGACCGACCTGAGTGACGTTGACCTGTTCCACGCGCCCGCCAACATCCTGCCCCATGGCCTACCCATGCCAAGCATCACCACGGTGCATGACGTGATGTGGCTGAAGCACCCCGACTGGGCGGCGAAACCGGGCCTGCGTGGGCGCATTGATCGCGCCTTTTACCGCCATGGCCTGAAACATGCGCTCGATCGGTCGACACGGATCGCGACGGTCAGTCAGGCGACCCGCGACGAGATCGCCACGATCGACCCGGTGGCGGCGGAACGGACCAGTGTCACGCCATCGGGCGTCGCGCCCGATTTCCGCCGGCTGGCCACGCAGGATGGTGGCGCGATCGCCCTGCCCGCGCTGGCTGGTCGTCGCTACATCCTGACGGTCGGACAATATGCGCCGTACAAGAATCATATCGCCGCGCTCGAGGCGTTCGCAATGGCGTTCCGCGGCGATCCCGATATCGCGCTGGTCTTCGTCCAGCGGCAGGGCGATGGCGCCGCCGTATTGCTCCCGCGCGCTGCCGCGTTGGGCGTGGCGGATCGCGTGCTGTTCGTCCCCCATCTCGACCGCGAACAGCTCATCGTACTCTACAATGGCGCACTCGCGCTGTGTCATCCCTCGCTCTACGAAGGGTTCGGCAATCCCATCGCCGAGGCGATGGCATGCGGATGCCCGGTGGTGACCAGCAACGTGTCGGCAATGCCCGAAGTCACCGGCGGCGCGGCAGTGCTGATCGATCCCAACCAGATCGCCAGTATCGCCGCGGCGCTGCATCGCGTCGTGAGCGAGCCAGGCCTTGGCGCCGCGCTGCGTCAGCGCGGGCTCGACCGCGCCGCGAAATTGCCATGGGTCCGCTTTGCCCAGGCCAATGTGACGCTGTACCGCGAGGCCCTGGCCGAGCAGCGCGAACACCAGGCGGGCAGGACCACCCTGACCGCGCCAGGCCTTCTCCCCGGACCCGCCACTTCGACAGCTTGA
- a CDS encoding glutathione S-transferase family protein: MLKLIIGNKAYSSWSLRGWLACKQSGLPFEEVVVPLYDEQWDKRREGDEFAPSSGKVPILWDGDAVVWDSLAIVEYLAEKTERAKFWPEDDAPRAMARSMAAEMHSSFTALRRKHSMNIRQAFPPKHPDEDVLADLGRIMELWAQARARFGGDGEFLFGQFGAADIMFAPVVTRIVTYSLPIARFAAGYMDAVIQHPFMQDWIAAAQEEEWVIEKFEVPAD, from the coding sequence ATGCTTAAGCTCATCATCGGCAACAAGGCCTATTCATCCTGGTCGCTGCGCGGCTGGCTCGCGTGCAAGCAGTCAGGGCTGCCGTTCGAGGAGGTCGTCGTTCCGCTCTATGACGAGCAATGGGACAAACGCCGCGAGGGCGACGAGTTCGCGCCGTCATCGGGCAAGGTGCCGATCCTCTGGGATGGCGATGCGGTGGTCTGGGACAGCCTGGCGATCGTCGAATACCTCGCCGAAAAGACCGAGCGGGCCAAATTCTGGCCGGAAGACGATGCGCCACGCGCGATGGCGCGATCGATGGCGGCGGAGATGCATTCCAGCTTCACCGCGCTGCGCCGCAAGCACAGCATGAACATCAGGCAAGCCTTTCCGCCCAAGCACCCGGACGAGGATGTGCTCGCCGATCTCGGCCGGATCATGGAGCTTTGGGCGCAGGCGCGTGCGCGCTTCGGCGGCGACGGCGAATTCCTGTTCGGCCAGTTCGGCGCGGCGGACATCATGTTCGCGCCGGTCGTGACCCGCATTGTTACCTACAGCCTGCCGATCGCGCGCTTCGCCGCCGGTTATATGGATGCGGTGATCCAGCACCCCTTCATGCAGGACTGGATCGCGGCCGCGCAGGAAGAGGAATGGGTGATCGAGAAGTTCGAGGTTCCCGCCGACTGA
- a CDS encoding zinc-binding dehydrogenase — MTITTGLQLSSLITPEGELRLSLDDVAIPAPRADQVVVRIEASPLNPSDLGLLLGPADLSTIQAGGTAERPTVTASVAPAILPSLQARLGEAMAVGNEGAGVVVDAGDDAKHLIGRTVALLGGSMYSQYRVMKASDALVLPEGTTAAQGASCFVNPLTALAMVETMRAEGHTALVHTAAASNLGQMLNRICIADGVALVNIVRSEAQAKILSDIGAKYVVDSTAPDFRAKLIDALMETGATLAFDAVGGGPLAGQIIAAMEVAATRKMTDYSRYGSTTHKQVYIYGVLDLRPTEIGRNTGMAWGIGGFLLTYFLMKAGAEVGQRMRARVAAELTTTFASHYTSEISLAEALQPDIIAAYAKKATGEKFLINPSKGL; from the coding sequence ATGACGATCACTACCGGACTCCAGCTCAGCTCGCTGATTACGCCTGAGGGTGAATTGCGCCTGTCGCTCGACGATGTCGCGATCCCCGCGCCGCGCGCTGACCAGGTCGTCGTGCGGATCGAGGCATCGCCGCTCAACCCTTCCGATCTCGGCCTGCTGCTCGGCCCTGCCGATCTGTCGACGATCCAGGCCGGCGGCACCGCCGAGCGCCCGACCGTGACCGCCTCGGTCGCTCCGGCGATCCTCCCCTCGCTCCAGGCACGGCTTGGCGAGGCGATGGCTGTGGGCAATGAAGGCGCCGGCGTCGTGGTCGACGCGGGTGACGACGCGAAGCACCTGATCGGCCGCACCGTCGCGCTGCTCGGCGGGTCGATGTATTCGCAGTACCGCGTGATGAAGGCATCCGACGCACTGGTCCTGCCCGAAGGCACCACTGCAGCACAGGGTGCCTCCTGTTTCGTCAATCCGTTGACCGCGCTCGCCATGGTCGAGACGATGCGCGCCGAAGGTCATACCGCTTTGGTCCACACCGCCGCCGCGTCGAACCTCGGTCAGATGCTCAACCGCATCTGCATTGCCGATGGCGTGGCGCTGGTGAACATCGTGCGCAGCGAAGCGCAAGCGAAGATCCTGAGCGATATCGGTGCGAAATATGTCGTCGACAGCACCGCGCCCGATTTCCGCGCAAAACTGATCGACGCGCTAATGGAAACCGGCGCGACGCTGGCGTTCGACGCGGTCGGCGGCGGTCCGCTCGCCGGCCAGATCATCGCCGCGATGGAAGTCGCCGCGACGCGGAAAATGACCGATTACAGCCGCTATGGTTCGACCACGCACAAGCAGGTCTATATCTATGGCGTGCTTGACCTGCGCCCGACCGAGATCGGTCGCAACACCGGGATGGCCTGGGGCATTGGCGGGTTCCTGCTGACCTATTTCCTGATGAAGGCCGGTGCCGAAGTCGGCCAGCGCATGCGCGCGCGCGTCGCCGCCGAACTGACCACCACCTTCGCCAGCCACTACACGTCGGAAATCTCGCTCGCCGAGGCGCTGCAGCCCGACATCATCGCCGCCTATGCGAAAAAGGCGACCGGCGAGAAATTCCTGATCAACCCAAGCAAGGGCCTGTAG
- a CDS encoding endo-1,4-beta-xylanase: MPDDPALAATDARKAAFSRRSVLAGVAAVPLVAAVPVGSPTLQEAAGRAGMLFGAAMRANVIASDAALRTAVARECGVITPELELKWAWIEPQQGRFVFRDADRIAAFASTTGKTMHGHALLWHQSIPPWVAQVLADRPDWTIMRRFMAAVMPRYAATVRTWDVVNEPMEMGHRMDGLRPSPFLQAFGPDYIHRALDEARQAAPRATLFINEYGLSHDLPWQRDKRYLLLKLLEGLKRAGAPVDGVGIQAHLELVDQSSFRERVLADFLDELGNLGLQVRISELDVKEADLTATVPVRDRRVADAVGAYLDVALDNRAVGSVTCWGLTDRYSWLDEGRNVGNRGLPLDRDFVPKPVYDAIRRAFERRLVND; the protein is encoded by the coding sequence GTGCCCGACGATCCAGCACTCGCCGCAACCGATGCGCGAAAGGCCGCTTTTTCCCGCCGCTCGGTGCTCGCTGGCGTCGCGGCTGTGCCTTTGGTCGCGGCGGTTCCGGTTGGGTCACCGACGCTGCAGGAAGCCGCCGGGCGCGCCGGCATGTTGTTCGGCGCCGCCATGCGCGCAAACGTGATCGCGTCCGATGCGGCGTTGCGCACCGCCGTCGCGCGTGAATGCGGTGTCATAACGCCTGAACTCGAACTGAAATGGGCCTGGATCGAACCGCAACAGGGGCGGTTCGTGTTTCGCGATGCCGACCGCATCGCCGCCTTCGCCAGCACCACCGGCAAGACGATGCATGGCCATGCTTTGCTATGGCATCAAAGCATTCCGCCCTGGGTCGCGCAGGTGTTGGCGGATCGACCCGATTGGACGATCATGCGTCGTTTCATGGCTGCGGTCATGCCGCGCTACGCCGCGACTGTCCGGACCTGGGATGTCGTCAACGAGCCGATGGAGATGGGCCACCGCATGGACGGACTCCGTCCGTCGCCATTCCTGCAGGCATTCGGCCCCGACTATATCCACCGCGCGCTCGACGAAGCTCGTCAGGCCGCCCCGCGAGCGACGCTGTTCATCAATGAATATGGCCTCTCCCATGATCTGCCCTGGCAGCGGGATAAACGCTATCTGCTGCTCAAATTGCTCGAGGGGTTGAAACGCGCGGGCGCGCCGGTCGACGGTGTCGGTATCCAGGCGCATCTCGAGTTGGTCGATCAATCGTCGTTTCGCGAGCGGGTGCTGGCCGATTTTCTCGACGAACTCGGCAATCTCGGGCTCCAGGTCCGGATCAGCGAACTTGATGTCAAAGAGGCCGATCTGACCGCAACGGTTCCCGTGCGCGACCGGCGTGTCGCCGACGCGGTCGGTGCTTATCTGGATGTCGCGCTCGACAACAGGGCGGTTGGCAGCGTGACTTGCTGGGGCCTGACCGATCGATATTCCTGGCTCGACGAAGGTCGCAATGTCGGCAACCGCGGCTTGCCGCTCGATCGCGATTTTGTCCCCAAGCCGGTTTATGACGCGATCCGCCGCGCCTTTGAACGAAGACTGGTAAATGATTGA
- a CDS encoding endo-1,4-beta-xylanase, whose amino-acid sequence MDIGASRRDLLATMCILPLVAISGSRGFAAVPPLPLSVPPVPVPIPLRAGRFGTAVRPDQLVEASPLRDAITADCDLIVPEYHGQWSAVEWRRGDPWYGNYDAITEFASAHGKRVRGHSLIWEQMTPDWAREEMRDKGDWRTIERHFATLLSRYRGTIGEWIVVNEMIDTENGHGDMRRTGFQRAYGNDYVRRALETAHGFDPGARLMINDYSLCHDNPVDEARRIALLKLVERLKHDGAPLHLVGLQGHLELAKGKLPQARLARFLAELAAMEVEISITELDVLEADRTLPVAQRDRNVADAITALLDVALDQPALTSVVTWGLSDRDSWLQDCAPQTKEAQTCTPVDCGRLNRGLPYDGEMAAKPVREVLGRAMT is encoded by the coding sequence ATGGACATCGGCGCGTCACGGCGCGATTTATTGGCGACGATGTGCATCCTGCCCTTGGTCGCAATAAGTGGTTCGCGCGGTTTCGCGGCGGTGCCGCCGCTTCCGTTATCGGTTCCACCGGTACCGGTGCCGATACCATTGCGTGCGGGTCGCTTTGGCACCGCCGTTCGGCCTGATCAGCTGGTCGAAGCATCCCCCCTGCGCGACGCGATCACGGCCGATTGCGACCTGATCGTCCCGGAATATCATGGCCAGTGGAGCGCGGTGGAATGGCGTCGCGGCGATCCCTGGTATGGAAATTATGATGCGATCACGGAATTCGCATCGGCGCACGGCAAACGCGTGCGCGGCCATTCGCTGATCTGGGAACAAATGACTCCGGACTGGGCGCGTGAGGAGATGCGCGACAAGGGAGATTGGCGCACGATCGAACGGCATTTCGCGACGTTGTTGTCGCGGTATCGTGGGACGATCGGAGAATGGATCGTGGTCAACGAGATGATCGATACTGAAAACGGTCATGGTGATATGCGGCGCACCGGTTTCCAACGCGCCTATGGCAATGACTATGTTCGTCGCGCGCTTGAGACGGCGCATGGGTTCGACCCTGGCGCGCGACTGATGATCAACGATTATAGCCTGTGCCACGACAATCCGGTCGATGAAGCGCGGCGGATCGCGCTGTTGAAGCTGGTCGAGCGTCTTAAGCACGATGGCGCGCCGCTGCATCTCGTCGGGTTGCAGGGCCATCTCGAGCTCGCCAAGGGCAAGCTGCCGCAAGCGCGGCTGGCGCGCTTTCTCGCCGAACTTGCCGCGATGGAGGTCGAGATCTCGATTACGGAGCTCGACGTTCTGGAGGCCGACCGCACGCTGCCGGTGGCGCAGCGCGACCGTAACGTCGCCGACGCGATTACTGCCTTGCTTGACGTCGCACTGGATCAACCCGCGCTGACCAGTGTGGTGACCTGGGGGCTGAGCGATCGCGATAGCTGGCTGCAGGACTGCGCGCCTCAGACCAAAGAGGCACAGACCTGCACACCGGTCGATTGTGGCCGGCTCAACCGCGGGCTGCCTTATGACGGCGAGATGGCCGCCAAGCCGGTGCGAGAGGTGCTGGGTCGGGCGATGACCTGA